Proteins encoded in a region of the Solea senegalensis isolate Sse05_10M unplaced genomic scaffold, IFAPA_SoseM_1 scf7180000014081, whole genome shotgun sequence genome:
- the LOC122760836 gene encoding odorant receptor 131-2-like, protein MAANDSSVRVINDRVIIVEFFITLFLCINLLLITVFFMKDFFYTTMRYIFFALTLMSDCVILLVTNVLLILTYFGFTMPMSLCLIVFAAVSLYTFVTPVTLTAMTLERFVAICMPLRHGELCSTRSALHCILIIHGVSSLPCVAFLSIFFASASHRFYTKSDMCFAEKFILHTWQGHLRSAISQFYFLTMCIIIMFSYFKIMKVARAASGQNRKSTWKGLRTVVLHGFQLFLCLFQLWCPFIEAAVLQINLMLYINVRYFNYIMFILSPRCLSPLIYGLRDEKFSVALRSFVLCGLYKKQLSKL, encoded by the coding sequence ATGGCAGCCAATGATTCTTCAGTGCGCGTGATCAATGACAGGGTCATTATAGTTGAGTTTTTCATAACACTTTTCCTTTGCATCAACCTTTTGCTGATCACAGTCTTTTTCATGAAGGATTTCTTCTACACAACCATGCGCTACATCTTCTTTGCACTGACTCTCATGTCTGATTGTGTTATATTACTTGTGACTAATGTTCTGCTCATTTTAACGTACTTTGGGTTCACCATGCCTATGTCGTTGTGCCTTattgtgtttgcagctgtgtCTTTATACACTTTTGTCACTCCGGTGACTCTGACAGCGATGACGCTGGAGCGCTTTGTGGCCATTTGCATGCCACTGCGACACGGAGAGCTGTGCTCCACACGCAGCGCTCTGCActgcatcctcatcattcacggCGTCAGCTCTCTGCCCTGCGTGGCtttcctctccatcttctttgcTTCTGCGAGCCACAGGTTTTACACCAAAAGCGACATGTGCTTTGCAGAGAAGTTCATCCTGCATACCTGGCAAGGTCATCTTAGGTCTGCAATAAGCCAGTTTTACTTCCTGACCATGTGTATCATTATCATGTTCTCatactttaaaataatgaaggtgGCCAGAGCTGCATCaggacagaacaggaagtcaacaTGGAAAGGCCTCAGAACTGTGGTTCTTCATGGCTTTCAGctgttcctctgtcttttccaGCTGTGGTGTCCTTTCATTGAAGCTGCTGTGCTTCAGATTAACCTGATGCTCTACATTAACGTCAGGTACTTTAACTACATCATGTTCATTCTTTCTCCGAGGTGTTTGAGTCCTCTCATTTATGGCCTCAGGGATGAAAAGTTTTCTGTTGCTCTGAGAAGCTTTGTTCTTTGTGGTTTGTATAAGAAACAATTGTCAAAactgtga
- the LOC122760835 gene encoding odorant receptor 131-2-like, which yields MAANDSLVRVINDRIIIVQVFISLFLCINFLLITVFFMKDFFYTTMRYIFFALTLMSDCVSLILSDFLLILAYFHFSIHMSLCLIVYAAVSLCNLVTPVTLTVMALERFVAICMPLRHGELCSTRSALHCVLIIHGISALPDVVFLSIFFVSASHSYYTQSSECSVEKFILHTWQGHLRSAISQFYFLIMVIIIMFSYFKIMKVARAASGQNRKSTWKGLRTVVLHGFQLLLCLFLLWCPLIEAAMLQINLMLYINVRYFNYIMFILFPRCLSPLIYGLRDEKFSVALRSFVLCGLYKKQLSKL from the coding sequence ATGGCAGCCAATGACTCTTTAGTGCGCGTGATCAATGACAGGATCATTATAGTTCAGGTTTTCATATCACTTTTCCTTTGCATCAACTTTTTGCTGATCACAGTCTTTTTCATGAAGGATTTCTTCTACACAACCATGCGCTACATCTTCTTTGCACTGACTCTCATGTCTGATTGTGTGAGTTTAATCCTGAGTGACTTTCTGCTCATTTTAGCTTACTTTCATTTCAGCATACATATGTCATTGTGCCTTATTGTGTATGCAGCTGTGTCTTTGTGCAATTTAGTCACTCCGGTGACTCTGACAGTGATGGCGCTGGAGCGATTCGTGGCCATTTGCATGCCACTGCGACACGGAGAGCTGTGCTCCACACGCAGCGCTCTGCACTgcgtcctcatcattcatggCATCAGTGCTCTCCCCGACGTGGttttcctctccatcttctttgTTTCTGCAAGCCACAGCTACTACACCCAGAGCAGTGAGTGCTCTGTGGAGAAGTTCATCCTCCACACCTGGCAGGGTCATCTTAGGTCTGCAATAAGTCAGTTTTACTTCCTGATCAtggttatcattatcatgttctcatactttaaaataatgaaggtgGCCAGAGCTGCATCaggacagaacaggaagtcgacATGGAAAGGCCTCAGAACTGTGGTTCTTCATGGCTttcagctgctcctctgtcttttcctgCTGTGGTGTCCTTTAATTGAAGCTGCTATGCTTCAGATTAACCTGATGCTCTACATTAACGTCAGGTACTTTAACTACATTATGTTCATTCTTTTTCCGAGATGTTTGAGTCCTCTCATTTACGGCCTCAGGGATGAAAAATTTTCTGTTGCTCTGAGAAGCTTTGTTCTTTGTGGTTTGTATAAGAAACAATTATCAAAGCTGTga